One Caulobacter segnis genomic window carries:
- a CDS encoding glycoside hydrolase family 43 protein: protein MKRSILALALLASTAANAAPNTAQFSNFVYSGSDPSDAVRAAPGQYRNPILQGFHPDPSVVRVGKDFYLVNSTFAWFPGLPVFHSTDLVHWEQVGNALDRPGMLDFKRLGLSRAVFAPAITHHDGLFYILNTCVDCGGNFLITAKDPKGPWSDPVWLPEVGGIDASLFFDEGGDGGGRAWIVNNDNPPGPAEYSGHRAIWIQEYDPKARKTIGPRSVLLDKGVNPAAKPIWPEGPHILKKDGWYYLIAAEGGTAEGHSQVVLRGKSVTGPYVPYKDNPILTQRGLPRDRPLPITSAGHADLVDTPDGQWWATFLAVRPYGDDLYNTGRETFLLPVEWKDGWPIILPNGQTIPYVKTAPKLPPPSKEGAKAPPSAGPFRVAETFAGPELPKSWMTMRIPTSRWWSVKGGILSLEARKDRIGGNDQPSIWARRQQHMNATVSTTVRFEPRADGDKAGLVAVQNDAFYWFVGLVRDGGKTLVRVEKRAGDKDAVDGVVVAEKAVSLEKSQGLNLKISVRGGALDFAYGTAPGTWETLKADADGTTLSTKVAGGFVGTMLGVYAHGAED from the coding sequence ATGAAGAGATCGATCCTGGCCCTGGCCTTGCTGGCTTCCACCGCCGCGAATGCCGCCCCGAACACCGCCCAGTTCTCCAACTTCGTCTACAGCGGCTCTGACCCCTCGGACGCCGTCCGCGCCGCGCCCGGCCAGTATCGCAACCCGATCCTGCAGGGCTTCCACCCCGACCCCAGCGTCGTGCGGGTCGGCAAGGACTTCTACCTGGTCAACTCGACCTTCGCCTGGTTCCCGGGCTTGCCGGTGTTCCACTCGACCGACCTCGTCCACTGGGAGCAGGTCGGCAACGCCCTGGACCGGCCGGGCATGCTGGATTTCAAGCGGCTGGGCCTGTCGCGGGCGGTGTTCGCCCCGGCCATCACCCATCACGACGGGCTGTTCTACATCCTCAACACCTGCGTCGACTGCGGCGGCAACTTCCTGATCACCGCCAAGGATCCGAAGGGGCCATGGTCGGATCCGGTGTGGCTGCCGGAGGTGGGCGGCATCGACGCCTCGCTGTTCTTCGACGAGGGCGGGGACGGTGGCGGCCGCGCCTGGATCGTCAACAACGACAACCCGCCGGGGCCGGCCGAATATTCGGGTCACCGCGCCATCTGGATCCAGGAGTACGACCCCAAGGCCCGCAAGACGATCGGGCCGCGCTCGGTGCTGCTGGACAAGGGCGTGAACCCCGCCGCCAAGCCGATCTGGCCCGAGGGGCCGCACATCCTGAAGAAGGACGGCTGGTACTATCTGATCGCCGCCGAGGGCGGCACGGCCGAGGGCCACAGCCAGGTCGTGCTGCGCGGCAAGTCGGTGACCGGCCCCTATGTTCCGTACAAGGACAATCCGATCCTGACCCAGCGCGGCCTGCCCAGGGACCGGCCCCTGCCGATCACCTCGGCCGGCCACGCCGACCTGGTCGACACGCCCGACGGCCAGTGGTGGGCGACCTTCCTGGCCGTGCGGCCCTATGGCGACGACCTGTACAACACCGGCCGCGAGACCTTCCTGCTGCCGGTCGAATGGAAGGACGGCTGGCCGATCATTCTGCCCAACGGCCAGACCATCCCCTATGTGAAGACCGCGCCGAAGCTGCCGCCCCCAAGCAAGGAAGGAGCGAAGGCGCCGCCCAGCGCCGGCCCGTTCCGCGTCGCCGAGACCTTCGCCGGACCCGAGCTGCCCAAGAGCTGGATGACCATGCGCATCCCGACCTCGCGCTGGTGGAGCGTGAAGGGCGGCATCCTCAGCCTGGAGGCCCGCAAGGACCGCATCGGCGGCAACGACCAGCCCTCGATCTGGGCGCGCCGCCAGCAGCACATGAACGCCACGGTCTCCACGACGGTCCGCTTCGAGCCCCGGGCCGACGGCGACAAGGCCGGGCTGGTGGCCGTGCAGAACGACGCCTTCTATTGGTTCGTCGGCCTGGTCCGCGACGGCGGCAAGACCCTGGTGCGGGTCGAGAAGCGGGCCGGGGACAAGGACGCCGTGGACGGCGTGGTGGTGGCGGAAAAGGCTGTTTCCCTCGAAAAGAGCCAAGGGCTGAACCTGA